In one Corallococcus sp. EGB genomic region, the following are encoded:
- a CDS encoding TetR/AcrR family transcriptional regulator produces the protein MNRPSTSERVPVTPRGQRTRQKLLKAAEAVFGDKGYERASIADLTRKASVALGTFYVYFPDKQSIFVEVVDELGARLRRLIAESTASCTTRLEVEREGLRAFFEFVRQHPNLYRVVRQAEFVDADCYRRYYDRFAKGYVRGLTQAMEAGEVRRMDPEALAYCLMGIGDFLGMRWVLWEEDMGLERVLDTAMTLLSHGLPPHLQAVPAPKAAAQPTPPKPAAKSSKPTPAKSPRRPSRGPRS, from the coding sequence ATGAATCGCCCTTCAACTTCAGAACGCGTCCCCGTCACGCCGCGCGGTCAGCGGACGCGGCAGAAGTTGTTGAAGGCCGCGGAGGCGGTGTTCGGCGACAAGGGCTACGAGCGCGCGTCCATCGCGGACCTCACGCGCAAGGCCAGCGTCGCGCTGGGCACGTTCTACGTGTACTTCCCGGACAAGCAGTCCATCTTCGTGGAGGTGGTGGACGAGCTGGGCGCGCGCCTGCGCCGCCTCATCGCGGAGTCCACGGCCTCGTGCACCACCCGGCTCGAGGTGGAGCGCGAGGGGCTGCGCGCCTTCTTCGAGTTCGTGCGCCAGCACCCCAACCTCTACCGCGTGGTGCGGCAGGCGGAGTTCGTGGACGCGGACTGCTACCGCCGCTACTACGACCGCTTCGCCAAGGGCTACGTGCGCGGCCTCACGCAGGCCATGGAGGCCGGCGAGGTGCGCCGCATGGATCCGGAGGCGCTCGCCTACTGCCTGATGGGCATTGGCGACTTCCTGGGCATGCGCTGGGTGCTCTGGGAGGAGGACATGGGGCTGGAGCGCGTGCTCGACACGGCGATGACGCTCCTGTCCCACGGCCTGCCGCCCCACCTCCAGGCCGTCCCTGCCCCGAAGGCCGCGGCGCAGCCCACCCCCCCGAAGCCCGCCGCGAAGTCGTCGAAGCCCACCCCTGCGAAGTCCCCTCGCCGTCCGTCACGCGGTCCCCGGAGCTGA
- a CDS encoding Lrp/AsnC family transcriptional regulator, with protein MDALDYRIVDMLQRDGRATQLELSRGVKLSQPAVAERIRKLEEKGIITGYTARVDATQLGKDITAFIGVSIEHPKHFEGFARKVAELPDVLEAHRVAGQDSYVLKVKTANTRTLDSLLVETLRTIPGVTRTSTTIVLSTLKEDTHVRVPDELLNGE; from the coding sequence ATGGACGCCCTGGATTATCGCATCGTCGACATGCTTCAGCGCGATGGCCGAGCCACGCAGCTGGAGCTGTCACGTGGGGTGAAGTTGTCCCAGCCGGCGGTGGCGGAGCGCATCCGCAAGCTGGAGGAGAAGGGCATCATCACCGGCTACACGGCGCGCGTGGACGCGACGCAGCTGGGCAAGGACATCACCGCCTTCATCGGGGTGAGCATCGAGCACCCCAAGCACTTCGAGGGCTTCGCGCGCAAGGTGGCGGAGCTGCCGGACGTGCTGGAGGCCCACCGGGTCGCGGGGCAGGACTCGTACGTCTTGAAGGTGAAGACCGCGAACACGCGGACCTTGGACTCGCTGTTGGTGGAGACGCTGCGCACCATTCCAGGTGTCACCCGCACGAGCACCACCATCGTCCTGTCGACATTGAAGGAGGACACGCACGTGCGTGTCCCGGATGAGCTGTTGAACGGAGAATGA
- a CDS encoding PLP-dependent aminotransferase family protein, which yields MSADAMSAPLPPPTAYRLSKRMSRMKTSAVREILKIAERPDILSFAGGLPAPELFPKDAIAKAFAETFASDADGRSALQYSTTEGFAPLREWIAGHLTRKGQRVHADQVLITSGSQQGLDLVGKVVLDPGDLVVVEDPSYLAALQTFGGYEVEFATVRSDDAGMDTDDLAELLKKRQPKLLYVIPNFQNPKGTTLSLERRKALVRLAQQHNFLILEDDPYGELRFKGVHLPSLAALDDQGVVLSLSTFSKTLAPGLRLGWITGPKALLKPLTIAKQATDLHTATLAQRATARLLETFDYAGHIQALMPIYAQRANAMLDALKAHMPQGTQWTRPDGGMFLWVELPQGLDAAALLPRAVEQKVAFVPGAPFFANDQKPQFMRLNYSNRPPELIVEGMKRLGSVIADAL from the coding sequence ATGAGCGCGGACGCGATGAGTGCCCCCCTGCCCCCTCCTACGGCCTACCGGCTGTCCAAGCGCATGTCCCGGATGAAGACGTCCGCGGTGCGCGAAATCCTCAAGATCGCCGAGCGCCCGGACATCCTCTCCTTCGCTGGCGGCCTGCCCGCCCCGGAGCTCTTCCCGAAGGACGCCATCGCCAAGGCGTTCGCGGAGACCTTCGCCAGTGACGCGGACGGGCGCTCCGCGCTCCAGTACAGCACCACGGAGGGCTTCGCCCCCTTGCGCGAGTGGATCGCCGGGCACCTGACCCGCAAGGGCCAGCGCGTCCACGCGGACCAGGTGCTCATCACCAGCGGCTCGCAGCAGGGCCTGGACCTGGTGGGCAAGGTGGTGCTCGACCCCGGCGACCTCGTCGTGGTGGAGGACCCCAGCTACCTGGCGGCGCTGCAGACCTTCGGCGGCTACGAGGTGGAGTTCGCCACCGTGCGCAGCGACGACGCGGGCATGGACACGGATGACCTGGCGGAGCTCTTGAAGAAGCGCCAGCCGAAGCTGCTCTACGTCATCCCCAACTTCCAGAACCCCAAGGGCACCACCCTGTCGCTGGAGCGCCGCAAGGCGCTGGTGCGCCTGGCCCAGCAGCACAACTTCCTCATCCTGGAGGACGACCCGTACGGCGAGCTGCGCTTCAAGGGCGTGCACCTGCCGTCGCTGGCGGCGCTGGATGACCAGGGCGTGGTGCTGTCGCTGTCCACCTTCTCCAAGACGCTGGCCCCCGGCCTGCGCCTGGGGTGGATCACCGGCCCCAAGGCGCTGCTCAAGCCGCTGACCATCGCCAAGCAGGCCACGGACCTGCACACCGCCACGCTCGCCCAGCGCGCCACCGCGCGGCTCCTGGAGACCTTCGACTACGCGGGCCACATCCAGGCGCTGATGCCCATCTACGCCCAGCGCGCCAACGCGATGCTGGACGCGCTGAAGGCCCACATGCCCCAGGGCACCCAGTGGACCCGTCCGGACGGCGGCATGTTCCTCTGGGTGGAGCTGCCCCAGGGCCTGGACGCGGCCGCGCTCCTGCCCCGCGCCGTCGAACAGAAGGTCGCCTTCGTCCCCGGCGCGCCCTTCTTCGCCAACGACCAGAAGCCCCAGTTCATGCGCCTGAACTACTCCAACCGCCCGCCCGAGCTCATCGTCGAGGGCATGAAGCGGCTGGGCTCCGTCATCGCCGACGCGCTGTAG
- a CDS encoding SDR family oxidoreductase, protein MQLKDLKIIVTGGAQGMGAHFAQRIHEAGGQVAVGDVNEEKLAALPAGIHRRKLDVSNEQDVTDFVQWAHGAMGGLNGLINNAGILRDALLVKKDRTTGQVKKLSTADWNAVIGVNLTGATLMVREVVTKMVETDQRPGVIVNMSSIARHGNRGQSNYVSAKAALAANTVTWSREFAPFGIRVGAIAPGMIETPMTQGMNQKARDALVAAIPVGRIGEPEDIWQAVKFIVECDYFNGRTIDVDGGHNF, encoded by the coding sequence ATGCAGCTGAAGGACCTGAAGATCATCGTCACCGGCGGCGCGCAGGGCATGGGCGCGCACTTCGCCCAGCGCATCCACGAGGCGGGCGGCCAGGTGGCCGTTGGCGACGTCAACGAGGAGAAGCTCGCGGCGCTGCCGGCGGGCATCCACCGCCGCAAGCTGGACGTGTCCAACGAGCAGGACGTCACGGACTTCGTGCAGTGGGCGCACGGCGCCATGGGCGGCCTCAACGGCCTCATCAACAACGCGGGCATCCTGCGCGACGCGCTGCTCGTGAAGAAGGACCGCACCACCGGCCAGGTGAAGAAGCTGTCCACGGCGGATTGGAACGCCGTCATCGGCGTGAACCTCACCGGCGCCACGCTGATGGTGCGCGAGGTCGTCACCAAGATGGTGGAGACGGACCAGCGCCCCGGCGTCATCGTGAACATGTCGTCCATCGCGCGGCACGGCAACCGCGGCCAGTCCAACTACGTGTCCGCCAAGGCCGCGCTCGCCGCCAACACCGTCACCTGGTCGCGCGAGTTCGCGCCGTTCGGCATCCGCGTGGGCGCCATCGCCCCGGGCATGATTGAAACGCCCATGACGCAGGGCATGAACCAGAAGGCCCGCGACGCGCTGGTGGCCGCCATCCCGGTGGGCCGCATCGGCGAGCCGGAGGACATCTGGCAGGCCGTGAAGTTCATCGTGGAGTGCGACTACTTCAACGGCCGCACCATCGACGTGGACGGCGGCCACAACTTCTAG
- a CDS encoding helix-turn-helix domain-containing protein — MHDDLRPLCARFLTAAELLGRRWTGIILRILMDGPCRFGELTERIGTISERVLSERLKELEAEGIIERHVDPGPPIRSEYRLTEKGQAFWKVIDELGRWAERWVDVKPAAPKAAGVKSTRAAPRKRKSA; from the coding sequence ATGCATGACGACCTGCGCCCGCTGTGCGCCCGGTTCCTGACGGCGGCCGAGCTGTTGGGCCGGCGCTGGACGGGCATCATCCTGCGCATCCTGATGGACGGGCCGTGCCGCTTCGGGGAGCTGACGGAGCGCATCGGCACCATCAGCGAGCGCGTCCTGTCGGAGCGGCTCAAGGAGCTGGAGGCGGAGGGCATCATCGAGCGCCACGTCGACCCGGGCCCGCCCATCCGCTCCGAGTACCGCCTGACGGAGAAGGGGCAGGCGTTCTGGAAGGTCATCGACGAGCTGGGCCGGTGGGCGGAGCGCTGGGTGGACGTGAAGCCCGCGGCGCCCAAGGCCGCGGGCGTGAAGTCCACGCGGGCCGCGCCCCGGAAGCGCAAGAGCGCCTGA
- a CDS encoding malonic semialdehyde reductase gives MATQNTALGTDALEQLFTEARTYPAWQDRPVKDETLRQVYELARMAPTALNSQPLRLVFVKSREAKERLKPALSPGNVDKTMQAPVTVIVAYDTAFHEQMPRLFPSRDLKSVFSAMTPEAREQSAFMNGTLQAGYVILAARALGLDCGPMGGFDKARVDEAFLQGTGWKSNLLLNLGYGDTARLLPRNPRLSFEDACRMD, from the coding sequence ATGGCGACACAGAACACGGCCCTGGGGACGGACGCGCTGGAGCAGCTCTTCACCGAGGCCCGCACGTACCCGGCGTGGCAGGACCGGCCGGTGAAGGACGAGACGCTGCGCCAGGTCTATGAGCTGGCGCGCATGGCCCCCACCGCGCTGAACAGCCAGCCGCTGCGCCTGGTGTTCGTGAAGAGCCGCGAGGCCAAGGAGCGGCTCAAGCCCGCGCTGTCCCCGGGCAACGTGGACAAGACGATGCAGGCGCCGGTGACGGTCATCGTGGCGTATGACACCGCCTTCCACGAGCAGATGCCCAGGCTGTTCCCCTCGCGGGACCTGAAGAGCGTCTTCTCGGCCATGACGCCGGAGGCGCGCGAGCAGTCCGCGTTCATGAACGGCACCCTGCAGGCGGGCTACGTCATCCTGGCGGCGCGCGCGCTGGGGCTCGACTGCGGCCCCATGGGCGGCTTCGACAAGGCCAGGGTGGACGAGGCCTTCCTCCAGGGCACCGGCTGGAAGTCGAACCTCCTCCTCAACCTGGGTTACGGCGACACGGCCAGGCTCCTCCCGCGCAACCCGCGTCTGTCCTTCGAGGATGCCTGCCGGATGGATTGA
- a CDS encoding S8 family serine peptidase: MKSFLLVPKESIETQARPGVRGTAQGERVLSRSTALRFSAAQKAPEALTALGLRSATLPGMKPAVSGQEPRARRSGRGKKAAKQAAATPMPGAPVSEPTGAEAGSYRFMPLIGATMAHFYSPDAEKAARGELAGDFEFIPDVVPLSFPGPVSAGQTGPRNRGMSSLAQREWPDESGVPLAHAQGIRGAGVMLGILDTGVDADHPEHASKTIQFRYVSLFPNSPHNPARDVRGFDPDGHGTHVCGIAAGVHHGVAPEVDLYAASVIESETIRTSLGRVAAGMEWLLHQFSRPENASRPAVVNLSLGFPLQPPPGISEADYLLNQRALQAMLRRLLDSNILPIVAAGNSGPNTVGYPAAFPEALAVGAVDFERNVATFSASGAVGRRVVPDVMGYGVNVYSSTERRCNNQAFYERMSGTSMAAPYVAGIAALYRCRAPDLTALEVRDLILANAIKLPRSADHRTGKGLAVFR; this comes from the coding sequence ATGAAGTCGTTCCTGTTGGTCCCCAAGGAGTCCATCGAGACGCAGGCCCGGCCCGGAGTGCGTGGCACGGCGCAGGGCGAGCGCGTCCTCAGCCGCAGCACCGCGCTGCGCTTCAGCGCGGCCCAGAAGGCGCCGGAGGCCCTCACCGCGCTCGGCCTGCGGTCCGCCACGCTGCCCGGCATGAAGCCCGCGGTCAGCGGCCAGGAGCCGCGCGCCCGCAGGAGCGGCCGGGGCAAGAAGGCCGCGAAACAGGCCGCCGCCACCCCGATGCCCGGCGCGCCCGTGTCCGAGCCCACCGGCGCGGAGGCCGGCAGCTACCGGTTCATGCCGCTCATCGGCGCCACCATGGCGCACTTCTACTCCCCGGACGCGGAGAAGGCGGCCCGGGGTGAGCTGGCCGGGGATTTCGAGTTCATCCCGGACGTGGTGCCCCTGTCCTTCCCCGGTCCGGTGTCCGCCGGACAGACGGGGCCGCGCAACCGCGGCATGAGCTCGCTCGCGCAGCGCGAGTGGCCGGACGAGTCCGGCGTCCCCCTGGCGCACGCCCAGGGCATCCGGGGCGCCGGCGTGATGCTGGGCATCCTGGACACCGGCGTGGACGCGGACCACCCCGAGCACGCGAGCAAGACCATCCAGTTCCGCTACGTCTCGCTCTTCCCCAACTCGCCGCACAACCCGGCGCGGGACGTGCGCGGCTTCGACCCGGACGGCCACGGCACCCACGTGTGCGGCATCGCCGCGGGCGTGCACCACGGCGTCGCGCCGGAGGTGGACCTCTACGCCGCGTCCGTCATCGAGTCGGAGACCATCCGCACCAGCCTGGGCCGCGTGGCCGCCGGCATGGAGTGGCTGCTGCACCAGTTCAGCCGTCCGGAGAACGCGTCGCGTCCCGCCGTCGTCAACCTGTCGCTGGGCTTCCCGCTGCAGCCGCCCCCGGGCATCTCCGAGGCGGACTACCTGCTCAACCAGCGCGCCCTGCAGGCCATGTTGCGTCGGCTGTTGGACAGCAACATCCTGCCCATTGTCGCGGCGGGTAACAGTGGACCCAATACGGTTGGTTACCCAGCGGCCTTTCCCGAGGCCCTGGCTGTGGGGGCAGTCGACTTCGAGCGCAACGTGGCCACCTTCTCCGCCAGTGGCGCCGTGGGGCGGCGCGTCGTCCCTGACGTCATGGGCTACGGGGTGAATGTGTATTCGTCTACTGAACGCCGCTGCAACAATCAGGCGTTCTATGAACGAATGAGTGGCACGAGCATGGCGGCGCCCTATGTCGCAGGCATCGCTGCGTTGTATCGTTGTCGTGCCCCTGACTTGACGGCATTGGAAGTGAGGGATTTGATTCTGGCCAATGCCATCAAGCTTCCTCGCTCGGCGGACCACCGGACGGGGAAGGGCCTGGCTGTTTTCAGGTGA
- a CDS encoding prolipoprotein diacylglyceryl transferase, which translates to MIPYWHAPSFKLGPLELNPFNVFVAAGILLAARLLTKQAEREGLDPNPLADFAMWGVAAGMLFGHWVHLFFYHPEELSKSPYQIVKFWDGLSSFGGLLGGILAAVVFFRLKKLRFRDYADSFALGVAPGWAVARLGCFAVHDHPGKLTDFFLAVQFPNGNRHDLGFYDAIVLFAITGLLYAVRDLPKMKGRLLPLLALLYAACRFSLDFLRATDLSYVDARYFGLTPAQYGSLLLVVYGLWGLLRKQAPSTSSQKPPAPQGRVETAR; encoded by the coding sequence TTGATTCCCTATTGGCACGCCCCCTCGTTCAAGCTGGGGCCCCTGGAGCTGAACCCCTTCAACGTCTTCGTGGCGGCCGGCATCCTGCTGGCCGCCCGGCTGCTGACGAAGCAGGCGGAGCGCGAGGGCCTGGATCCGAACCCGCTGGCGGACTTCGCGATGTGGGGGGTGGCGGCCGGCATGCTCTTCGGCCACTGGGTGCACCTGTTCTTCTACCACCCGGAGGAGCTGTCCAAGAGCCCGTACCAGATCGTCAAGTTCTGGGACGGCCTGTCGTCCTTCGGAGGCCTGCTGGGCGGCATCCTGGCGGCGGTGGTGTTCTTCCGGCTGAAGAAGCTGCGCTTCCGGGACTACGCGGACAGCTTCGCGCTGGGCGTGGCGCCGGGCTGGGCGGTGGCGCGGCTGGGGTGCTTCGCGGTGCACGACCATCCGGGAAAGCTGACGGACTTCTTCCTGGCGGTGCAGTTCCCCAACGGCAACCGGCACGACCTGGGCTTCTACGACGCCATCGTGCTCTTCGCGATCACCGGCCTGCTGTACGCGGTGCGGGACCTGCCGAAGATGAAGGGGCGGCTCTTGCCGCTGCTGGCGCTGCTGTACGCGGCGTGCCGCTTCAGCCTGGACTTCCTGCGGGCCACGGACCTGTCCTACGTGGACGCGCGCTACTTCGGCCTGACGCCGGCGCAGTACGGCAGCCTGCTGCTGGTGGTGTACGGACTGTGGGGCCTCTTGCGCAAGCAGGCGCCGAGCACGTCCTCCCAGAAGCCGCCCGCGCCGCAGGGCCGGGTGGAGACGGCGCGGTAG
- a CDS encoding class I SAM-dependent methyltransferase — translation MRALAYDALMAPLGWVGLNAARRQLVEGLSGKVLEVGAGTGLALPGYPDTVSSVTAVDVDLGALVRARTRRGGVALLQADAQALPFTDGSFDAVVSSLVFCCVDAPATALAEVMRVLRPGGELRLLEHVRAPNRTVATAQDLLTPAWRRLSGGCRLNRDTFRLVESAGFHILKREQRLGGVGELIFARRP, via the coding sequence GTGAGGGCACTGGCGTACGACGCACTGATGGCGCCGCTGGGCTGGGTGGGGCTGAACGCCGCCCGGCGGCAGCTGGTGGAGGGGCTCTCCGGCAAGGTGCTGGAGGTGGGCGCGGGCACGGGCCTGGCGCTGCCCGGCTACCCGGACACGGTGTCGTCGGTGACGGCGGTGGACGTGGACCTGGGCGCGCTGGTGCGGGCGCGGACGCGGCGCGGCGGCGTGGCGCTGCTCCAGGCGGACGCGCAGGCGCTGCCGTTCACGGACGGCTCGTTCGACGCGGTGGTGTCCAGCCTGGTGTTCTGCTGCGTGGACGCGCCGGCCACGGCGCTGGCGGAGGTGATGCGCGTCCTGAGGCCGGGCGGGGAGCTGCGCCTGCTGGAGCACGTGCGAGCGCCGAACCGGACCGTGGCCACCGCGCAGGACCTGCTGACGCCCGCGTGGCGGCGGCTGTCCGGCGGCTGCCGCCTCAACCGCGACACCTTCCGCCTGGTGGAGAGCGCCGGCTTCCACATCCTCAAGCGCGAGCAGCGCCTGGGCGGCGTGGGTGAGCTCATCTTCGCCCGGCGGCCCTGA
- a CDS encoding alpha/beta fold hydrolase: MLRALRPLVAVLLFAGCGSDITSGSSPDLVSAPAALADADRAGGTTPREGSVRLSTGVTLRYVEQGRQDGPVVVLLHGYTDSHHTWDLDLPRFSRDFHVYALDQRGHGDSSRPACCYTQQAFAKDVVAFLDAKRVSRAVLMGHSMGSFIAQQVALDFPSRVKGLVLVGSAPTVAGNEVALGLKEVVDLQTDPVDPAFIHEFQAGTFYAPVPASYLDTLVSESSKLPARVWQDTLDGLIAEDHSARLGRVRVPTLIIGGDHDGFFSVEQQRALARAIPGAKYLLYPETGHAPHAERPRRFMSDVQQFLERL, from the coding sequence ATGCTGAGAGCCCTTCGTCCCCTCGTCGCAGTGCTGCTGTTCGCCGGCTGTGGATCCGACATCACGTCGGGGTCCTCGCCCGACCTCGTGAGTGCTCCGGCCGCGCTGGCGGACGCCGACCGCGCCGGTGGCACTACGCCGCGCGAGGGCTCCGTGCGGCTGTCCACCGGCGTCACGCTCCGCTACGTGGAGCAGGGCCGCCAGGACGGGCCCGTCGTCGTCCTGCTGCACGGCTATACGGACTCGCATCACACCTGGGACCTGGACCTGCCCCGCTTCTCGCGCGACTTCCACGTGTACGCGCTGGACCAGCGTGGCCACGGGGACTCGTCCCGCCCGGCGTGTTGCTACACGCAGCAGGCGTTCGCGAAGGACGTGGTGGCGTTCCTCGACGCGAAGCGCGTGTCGCGCGCCGTGCTGATGGGCCACTCCATGGGCAGCTTCATCGCGCAGCAGGTGGCGCTGGACTTCCCCAGCCGCGTGAAGGGGCTGGTGCTCGTGGGCTCCGCGCCCACCGTGGCCGGCAATGAAGTGGCCCTGGGCCTCAAGGAGGTCGTCGACCTGCAGACGGACCCCGTGGACCCCGCCTTCATCCACGAGTTCCAGGCCGGCACCTTCTACGCGCCCGTGCCCGCGTCGTATCTGGACACGCTCGTGTCGGAGAGCTCCAAGCTGCCCGCGCGCGTGTGGCAGGACACGCTGGACGGACTCATCGCGGAGGACCACTCCGCGCGCCTGGGCCGCGTCCGCGTGCCCACGCTGATCATCGGCGGGGACCATGACGGCTTCTTCTCCGTGGAACAGCAGCGCGCGCTGGCCCGCGCCATCCCCGGCGCGAAGTACCTGCTCTATCCGGAGACCGGCCACGCGCCGCACGCCGAGCGCCCGCGCCGCTTCATGAGCGATGTGCAGCAGTTCCTCGAGCGCCTGTAG
- a CDS encoding DMT family transporter → MQTRTAGFLLVALSGASFGALGLFARLAYAAGTDMPTLLFLRFSLAGLVLTGVMVAKGGTWPRGRLLGGLMLLGAVGYFTEGSVYFIALQHASAGLVALLLYLFPALVAVIQVALGREHLSRPRWLAVALALCGTALTVDPGPDAEPLGIGLGVLSAVIYALYVLSSARVAGPAGPLAASTVVPLSAGLAFGTLMLVKGPSFPQTLGGWGAVVGLALLSTVVAMLTFFAGLKRIGPVNTSLLSTLEPVMAVVLGAIFLGERLSLRQGLGGLLILVAVVVLARSDSRRPEAGAAGA, encoded by the coding sequence ATGCAGACCCGCACCGCTGGATTCCTCCTCGTCGCCCTGTCCGGCGCCTCGTTTGGCGCGCTGGGCCTGTTCGCGCGCCTGGCCTACGCGGCGGGCACGGACATGCCCACGCTGCTCTTCCTGCGCTTCTCGCTGGCCGGGCTGGTGCTCACGGGCGTGATGGTCGCGAAGGGCGGCACCTGGCCTCGGGGCCGCCTCCTGGGCGGCCTGATGCTGCTGGGCGCGGTGGGCTACTTCACCGAGGGCAGCGTCTACTTCATCGCGCTCCAGCACGCGTCCGCCGGGCTGGTGGCGCTGCTGCTCTACCTCTTCCCCGCGCTGGTGGCCGTCATCCAGGTGGCCCTGGGCCGCGAGCACCTGAGCCGCCCGCGCTGGCTCGCGGTGGCCCTGGCCCTGTGCGGCACGGCGCTGACGGTGGACCCGGGGCCGGACGCGGAGCCGCTGGGCATTGGCCTGGGCGTGCTGTCGGCGGTCATCTACGCGCTCTACGTCCTGTCCAGCGCGAGGGTGGCGGGGCCGGCCGGGCCGCTCGCGGCGAGCACCGTCGTCCCGCTGTCCGCGGGGCTCGCCTTCGGGACGCTGATGCTGGTGAAGGGCCCGTCCTTTCCCCAGACGTTGGGCGGCTGGGGCGCGGTGGTGGGCCTGGCGTTGCTGTCCACGGTGGTGGCCATGCTCACGTTCTTCGCGGGCCTCAAGCGCATTGGCCCGGTGAACACGTCGCTGCTCTCCACGCTGGAGCCGGTGATGGCGGTGGTGCTGGGCGCCATCTTCCTCGGCGAGCGCCTGTCGCTCCGGCAGGGCCTGGGCGGCCTGCTCATCCTGGTGGCGGTGGTGGTGCTGGCCCGGAGCGACTCACGCCGCCCGGAGGCCGGGGCGGCCGGAGCCTGA
- a CDS encoding rhodanese-like domain-containing protein, translating to MTPQERSQKAHELVAQGAVLLDVRTPEEFQQGHPEAARNIPVQVLAQRLSEVGPVGTPVVVYCAAGGRSAVAAELLRKGGFPDVFDLGSVKNW from the coding sequence ATGACGCCTCAGGAACGCTCTCAGAAGGCCCACGAACTCGTCGCCCAGGGCGCGGTGCTGCTGGATGTGCGCACCCCGGAGGAGTTCCAGCAGGGACACCCGGAAGCCGCCCGCAACATCCCCGTGCAGGTGCTGGCCCAGCGCCTCTCCGAGGTCGGCCCGGTGGGCACGCCCGTGGTGGTGTACTGCGCCGCGGGAGGCCGCAGCGCGGTGGCCGCGGAGCTTTTGCGCAAGGGCGGCTTCCCGGACGTGTTCGACCTGGGCTCCGTGAAGAACTGGTAG
- a CDS encoding GreA/GreB family elongation factor — MRLDKLTLLHQLAERLQQSDRLAHRAEADAREAARSLATESEKKEDGRAAIEYGSLATGQAHRARRLQEELQALNAFGQKELPRFPRQGPVGLGALVDVSTEDEEGFAERTFFVLPAGAGTELTGPGGDGFLSVITPNSPVGRALLGKKAGDTVEVTLAGEVREWTVLEVA, encoded by the coding sequence ATGCGACTCGACAAGCTCACCCTGCTCCACCAACTGGCCGAGCGACTCCAGCAGAGCGACCGGCTGGCCCACCGCGCGGAGGCCGACGCTCGCGAGGCCGCCCGCAGCCTGGCCACCGAGTCCGAGAAGAAGGAAGACGGCCGCGCCGCCATCGAGTACGGCAGCCTCGCCACCGGGCAGGCCCACCGCGCCCGCCGCCTCCAGGAGGAGCTCCAGGCGCTCAACGCCTTTGGCCAGAAGGAGCTGCCGCGCTTCCCGCGCCAGGGGCCCGTGGGCCTGGGCGCCCTGGTGGACGTCAGCACCGAGGACGAGGAGGGCTTCGCCGAGCGCACCTTCTTCGTGCTCCCCGCCGGCGCGGGCACCGAGCTCACCGGCCCCGGCGGTGACGGCTTCCTCTCCGTCATCACGCCCAACTCGCCCGTGGGCCGCGCGCTGCTGGGCAAGAAGGCCGGCGACACCGTGGAGGTGACGCTCGCGGGGGAGGTGCGCGAGTGGACGGTGCTGGAAGTGGCCTGA